The genomic DNA GGACTCCTTCTGCATTAGAAGTCATTGATTATAGATAAAGTCTACTGCAGGATATATTCTGCTGGCTTTAATAAAAACCAAGATGACTAACatgacttttttctcttttctccagaaATCACAAAACCACCACTAGCACCGAAACCAAAGATTATCGGTCAGCTTTCTCCAGTAGCTGTCTCCAAATTTTCTCCTTCACTGCCTAGGGCTGATATTCTTCATAACCCGAACTCTGTGTCTAGGGGTCCCAAACCACCTATTGCTCCCAAGCCAAAATTCTCAACTGACACTGAGGGCAAATCCAGTGTTTCTACCAACAATAACTTAAATAAATGCCCAAATGGGAGACTGATATGTCTTGATGGAGAGCTGTATGAAGAAAACCAGTGCAGTGCTGATTGCCTAGAATCTGAGGCAGATAATGAATACATTGTAGTTCCTGAAGCTCGGCTGACCAGCAAAGACTGTAATAATTTGGAACATGAACATGACAGGAACCTAGATTCCTCTGTGGAAGATGAAGTCTCAGAAACTCCAGAAGAGGTAGAGAAGGAAGAGGATAGCCTTGCTAATGAGGAGAATACCAGTAATCGAGAAGTCATCGAAGATGAGCACCATAACTCTTCAGACATTGCTGAACCAATGGAACCAGACTCTGAAGAGTCAACCAGAGACTGTGACCAGTCCAAAGGACTTTGTGAGGAGTCCTCGGATGCCCCGGATAGGGATAATGATGCTTCCAAGAATGTAGATGAGGATGTTGTAGGTGATTGtattgaaacaaaaaacaagcgGGAAACTTTTTACAACCTGAAACTGGTCAAGAACAATAGTGATTGTAAGACTGAAACTGATAACATTTTCAATAGAGATGAGGAACTAATAGGTGATACCTGTAAAAATACCATTGTAATTCCACTGCCTGCAGATGAATCAATCCCACATAGTGagaaggcagggcaggaggaggaacaaCTGCCTGAGGTTTTAGAAAAAGCAGATGGGTGTCTAGCACATGATGATGACCACAGTGCACATGCAGAGCTTGATTTGAATGCGGAAGGGGAATTAGAAAATGATGACTGTGCAAGCCCTGACATGCTGCCTGATGAGGCTGATGAAGAAACAGCTCCTGGCTTAGAACTGTGTGAAGATGAACCCAGTGCCCTAAATGGTTTAGGAGAGTTCATCCAtcaagcagcagctgaagaggAGGAAGCAGAACCAGATGAGCACAATAGTACACACACAGGAAACACTGGCAGTGGCTGCCAGATCACTGAGAGGAGAGGTGAGAAGACATCAGAGGTAGCCTGTGAAGCAAGCAAAGActctgggaaaggggaagaagaaactgTGAATGCAGAGAATATGGATGATGGCTGTCAAATTGCACCTTGTGAGAATGAATGTGGTGAGGAAATACACATGGAACATTCAGATGAGCATCTTCAATCAGAGTGGACCTCTCTGCATGAAGATGGTGTGATCTCTGATACCCTACCTTGTAGTCCAGGGATGGAGCCAGAGCTGGAAAATGTGACTGTTGAAGATCATAGTGAAAGTACTGTGGAAACGTCTAAGTCAGATGAACTGCAACTCGAAGACAATGAGGTAGAAGCAAACAGCTTCAGCAAAAGTGTCCCAAGTTCACCTCAACAGGTCCCACTTGAGGAAGAGTTAGACTTCTGTAAGCATGGCAAAATTAATGTAGAATGTGGGACCAAACATGTTTTGCATGAAAATCTAGCAGTCCCTAAAGTGGTCATTGTGCCTGAAGAATCAGAGGAAAGAGAAACTAGTGGTGATTCCCTAGATGATCCTTATGTGCTTcctgcagaaaatgaaattgcTTATGGTGTGCAGACTGATTTAGGAGCTGATCACAGTAAAAAGGATGAATTAGGCATGGATGGTGAAAACAACTTGCCTCCCACTGATCGTAAAAGTATTGTCACTAGAACACGCTCGCTATCTGGGAAAATGCCAGGCTATGTCCCAGAAACTGTTCTGGAAGAAACTGGACCTGAAACTGATTTACCATCTTCCCGCAATGGCTCTGGGACAGAAGATTTGagcattaatttattttcactggaaggaaaagcaaTGGAAGCCAACAGGGCATTACCAACGAAGTCAAGACGTTTCATTTTATATCCTCGATCTTATTCTGTTGAAGGGAGAGAGATGCCTATTGCTGTTTACAGAGAAAGTGATGGCTGCATACTGGATGATGTTAGAATAAAAAGGACAGAAGATAACTTGTCTTTGCCTTGTGTCAATGGTTCCTCAGGTAGTTTTTCTCAGCGAAATCATCTTTCATCATGTAGCATATCTACGCCATCCTCAGTTGTTGATATACCACCTCCTTTTGAACTTGCCTACATCACCAAAAAGCCAATAACTAAAAGTTCCCCTTCACTTTTGATAGAAAGTGACTCACCTGATAAGTATTCCAAGAAGAAGAAATCTTCTTTTAAGAGGTTCCTCACTCtaaaattcaaaaagaaaactgaaaataaagtccATGTAGATGTTAATGTTTCTTCTTCAAGGTCCTCATCAGAGTCCAGCTATCATGGGCCTCCAAGGCTGATGGAGCTAGACAGGAGGAGCCTCAGTAGCTCACCTCAACTAAAATCACATGTGGGGAAGCTCCGTGCATCTGAATCTCCCTCTGCTGTTCTCTTCTATAAGGATGGTAAAAGAAAAGGAACGCCCAAGTCCTTCAGCAGGAGTGTGTCAAGGGTGGAGTCCTTCGAGGACCGGTCCAGACCTCCTTTCATGCCACTCCCATTAACGAAACCTAGGTCTATTTCTTTTCCCAATGCTGACACGTCTGACTATGAGAACATTCCTGCTATGAGCTCTGACTATGAAAACATACAAATTCCTCCTCGAAGATCCACCAGAGCAGGAACTTTCACTGAGTTTTTTGAAGATCCCAGCAGGGCATTATCTGCTGCTAATGAGAATGACGGGTATGTGGATATGAGCAGCTTCACTGGCTTTGAGAACAAGCAGCAAACCACAGACCAGGAAACAGAAAGGTACTGTAATAAATTATTATGTAAGACCTGCTAGCCTTGGTCAAAAGGCAAGGCATCCCCTGCTAGGTATAGTAGGCAGATCCTCCATGTTGGTTTACTTATACCTCCTCTCAGGAAAGGCTTACAGGAAAGATTGGAAGAATACAAGATAAGCCTttatcagtggaaaaaaaaaaagacaccaaaTTAACTCTTTACCTTGTAAATGAATACCGGATCTGGGTCCTATGATTTGCAGACAGAAACCAAAGagcattcaaaaatatttggtttATCCAGTTGATCTAATTTTtgtgggtgggaggggggagcagagagagtTTGCCTTGTTCTTCAGTAAGAACGGTTTCTGACTTCTTGCCTGAATGAAAGGAGAGCCTGATTGCTGGAAGGGGTCCTACTTCATTTTTTCATTCCTGTCAATTTGTCAAAACAACAGTATGTACATAATGTATGTTTCAAAGTACATCAGTGAAGTATAGACCAGAAAATCCCAAATCATGAACTAATCAGACAAGACAATTCATTTTAGAAGTCGCTTTAAAGGCTGTCATGGCCCTTTGACAGAGCTGCTGATTTATAAATGAATTAAACAGTGCTGTCTGAAATCATATGCACTGCTTACATTAATAACAATGTTTCACCCCATTCCATTAGGTTATTTGcaaacacaaattttttttttttcatatttacatACACTCAACACCTTTGAATTTGAATCTGTTGTCAGATTATAGCATTCGATCGGTGGAATGCAGAGATGTAAATAAGAAGAGTGGTTTTTGTTAAGTTCATGTTCAACAGGTAATAAGAAAAACAAGGTGCAAAGCCAATGAATGAAAAGGAACGTCTTTAATGCATTTTGCTAGAGCTGtgtgaaaaacataaaaatattaaagcaagGTTTTCATGTCCATTTCCATCCATTGTTCTCCCAAAGATTTAATACTTGTGTTTCTTTGCAATGCTTATTTTTTCTGGTTGTCTTCATTGTCACTGTGAACGGAACAAACCATGGGCATTTCACACACCCCTCTTAGGGTATTTCAAACTCGGGGAGTAAAAGAACTTTTCTTTAACACCTGTGAATGAGTCTTGCAAACCATTTCTAAGATAAGAATGATGTGAGATGGTGAGTAGACATGGGAAAAGAGATTGCATCAAGGCTTGAGCTGTGGATCCAGATGCACCTGAAACTGCGGAGTGTTGGACACAGGCCTGTGGTTTAGCTCTTTGGAGATGCTGGCTGCCTGCAGTGTTGGGAGCCCCAGTGATGCTGACACTGGGACATGGTGGAGTACAGTGCAGCTTCACAACACACACCACCACATGCCCAGAGTTGTgctcagcagaagctgcattaCTCACTTGCTTTCAGTGGTTTGCATTGCACCCAGCACACTGACGTTtgctcctgaaaaagctggccAGTTCTTTGTGTCCATGAAACGCCGCCCATTTTAGGCAGTTCTTGAAGAACCAAGTTAAAAATATTAGAACTACGTCAATTGCTGTGACTTGGGCCCATTTATGAACTTCCTGTGGAAGCCTGTAGTTTCGAAGGGAGAGCCAATCCAAACTGGTTCAGGAAGTCTCAAGGTCAAGGCATGAACATAATTCTTCAGTCTGCTGCTAGTTGTGCATGCAGTTTTTGTGGTTGTTGGGGGTGAATTGAAGGTTAGGCTCCTGTACAACCCCTTTATCAAGATAACCGGGGTGGAGGGGAAGAGCACCAGGCAGACATAATTGCTGCTGCGATAGCTCTTATTTACTGTATTTGTCAGCATGTTTTGGACAAAGACATGCCAGAAAAGTTTTGATGAAATGTAAATGGCTAATACACATCCAGTGGCGTAATATACTTGAAGAAACAGGGTGTGGTCTAAATGTAAAGCAACACAAATCATACAAGCACATGCACCTAGTTAGACACGGATACATGATGTAATGGACATGGATGTTTTACTTCCTGCTAAAGCAGTTCTTCCTAAAATACCTCGCCATGGGTTTAAGATTTCTGTTAGGAATACCTATCAAACATAGCTCTACCACAACCACACAGggataaaaattactttgaactCCAGCCTGCTCATATCCGGAGGCTTATTTCAACCATTTGAGAGTACAAGTGTGTTGGATTAAACCCTTGCAATACATGGGACTTGAGCCCGTGAACTTCTCTTTGGTGCATTCACCTGCAGAGCACTTGTATTTAGCATCTGCTGATACTTTACAGAAGTGCTATATTTTTGATGAATGGCCAAGTACAAGTCTTTTATTACACTTCAGAGAACAGAATGTGAGAGTGTTATAAAAGATTATAATAATCCAGGAACCTTCACTACTGTGTGTGACTGGGGAaaagcggggggggggggctgtcAGATGAGAAGATTCACGGTTTAATTTTCTTGCTTGAAAGGAAAGACCACGTGTAGTAGATTCAAACCAATAATTTCTAATTAGAAGCGATCAAGTTTATAAAAAATGTCCAGTAAGGAAGATGTTCTGGAAATAAATCTTAACTTAGAATTACTATTGCCAGAATAGAACTGGGAATACTGCCCCCGAAGAGCAGTAATTGTATATCCCCAAAATCTAGTTATCGGGTATTAATAATTAAACTCTAATTCAGGTGTCTAATAATATAGATCATCATTAGCCTTCTGTACAGTATAGAAATAATGCATCTTATGTGGAATTGGACAAAATTCTCCTGATCTTTCCCCAGTCCACATAGCGTGAATCAGACTCAATTTTCATcttcctgtgtaacctgctctaggtgaccctgccttggcagggggagggttggactagatgatcttcagaggtcccttccaaccctaaaaATTCACTGGTTTTTGAAAAACCACTTTCTAACTCCTTTTCTCTGAAGATTTGTGCTACAAAGTGCAAAGCAACACAACCCAATTGTTCAGCCTGAAAGAAAAGACAGTTGTGCCCCACTCTGAGACAATACACTGTAATTTACAGCATTGCTTTGACCCTCAACAGCTCAGAGCAATTTCACCACGGTTACTGGCTAGACTTCTCATCAGATGAAAGTCAGTTAAAGTATTTTGCTTATGTCTTAGAGAATAGCTTCACTAAGTAGCTTGACCTTCAAAGCATCACCTGTGTATATGGCAGCATGATAAGCATGAGAGTGATGGGAAAGAGATACCTCAAACACTCATTTCATAGTCTAGGAGAGACGAGGGGAGTCTTTCATCACTGTTTAGATAAGGTTAGGAAGGTGGCATCAGTTGGGcattttcagaatttcattCCACCTTTTTGCTTTCTACTTACAGTCCGTTATTTGGATTTAACAGGTTTGCTAAGTCTCAATCCTTCTTTCTGCTAAGATGCTCAAAatccagagaagaaagaagatagGTAGAAGAGAGGAATAAAAGGAGTATTCCTGCAGGTCTGCAGCTAATCCCACTGTGATGTTGAGTATTCAtaaaaaataaggcaaaagCCCATGCTGCTGTTACCTCTACATTCCTATATCCTTCTACATAAAATGGTCACTGATACATACTAGAAGACCCTCGGTCTGATCATTGTActtcaccagcagcaggacttgCTCAGACTTTGACTCGCAAGTGAATTCTTCGGGGCCAGTGTGAGGATTCCAGTGCTCTGTGCAATTACACCAAGGCTTATGTAGTATCTAATAGATCTCTAGAATTGCAGTCTCATGCCTGTAAATTACTCCCAAGACTCCCAACTTTCCACAGCTTTTCAAGATATATGTCATCTATCTGATGCTTCTCGGCCTTAGTATTATCAAGAAAGCTGATCATATTAGACAGAGGGAGAACTGCTGTGTATGGTTGGTGGGTCATAAGGGACGCAAATCTCCCTCctgtaaaaggagaaaaatccaGTGGATGAGCAGTTTGTTCCCCCTACAATGAAGCAAGCTGTCCCCTTGCGTCACCACTGGATTTATCAACCTCTGTTCAAATTATGGCATTTAAAGTGGTTATAtcttctctgctccctgcaggtcATCAGTCACTGATGAGCAGCCTGGGACAGTCTGTATGACTGCCTGTTCCCTACCCTTCTGTAGGACACACAAAAAACAGCCTAATAAAAGCTGAGCATAATAGACATCTTAAAACATGATTTCTCTGTCTATAAATGGTCTGAATAGCACGCTACTTAGACATTCATATGTCCTTAAGGTGAAATTTAAACCATTAGAGTGACTGTCCTCCAAATAGCACGTTTTTAACCAGTGAAATCAAGATGTCATATTCCTcgctctttctcctccttcaaATGAGAAACATGAATGCTATATAAGATTAAATCATCAACTCTTAGAGAGGCACAATGTGGTACTAAGCACAGTGtgtgaaggagaaggtgaaagTCTAGAGATAATTAAGTAATGGAAGCTTCAGTATAAATAGCTCATACATGAAAATAGCAGTGACCAAGAAAGGACACTCACCGTTGTCATATTTATCACagtaaaacaaatacacatgaaaattatatttattttgttgtaaTTGTGAATCAATGAAATTTATATAACCTCAAGGAAATTCACAGAAATTCACAGAAAAGACCAGTAAgtttacaaataaaaagaaggtTCTTAGAAAACCCAGCAATATTGCCAGGTTTGTCAAAGAGGCAGTGTGTCAATTACTGAAAGAATCCACTAGCTGTTTATCAAAGGCAGATGCAGAATTCAGCTGTATTTCTAATATGTTTAAAAATCAGATAAGTACTTGCTGCACTAAGGTGCTAATTAACCTACAAGGCTGTCACTTAATCTCAGAGCAGAGAGGCACAACTTGACCGTCTGATGTAtacaaaggcagaagaaaatgcTCAGGACTGTTCTGGGAAGTTCAGCAGAGTGAGCTGAATTAGACCTGCACACATCTGCATTCATTACAGTGCGGGGGAAGCTAAAGATGCCAcctcttcatttcttttaattgGCTGAATAAATGAGATTTTCTTCATCAATATCTTCTTCCTACTCtcctccattttctttttctttcaattatCAAAGACATTTGAAACAATTTAACTTATAAAGTAGGTCAGATAATACCCAAACACTGAGTTACCCAAGCATGATATAACTGAGGCCTGTAAGAGTGGCCACAGATCATAGCCTTTGTATGCTTTCCTCATTGCCAAAAATTCTGTAGATAAGTATTTTGTAAGGTTGTGGCTCACATGTTCAATCTGTCATTCAAGAAAATGTAGCTATAAATGTGATTCACAAACCAACTCTATTTTCCCTCTATTCTCCTATTAGAAGAGAAACCAGAACTGTTTCTAAAATGGTGGTCTGTTTTACTGCTACTTAAATTCACACAAACTCATTTGAAGAGTATGAGAGAGCTGGAAATGTTTCTGTAAAGGATATTAGAAGGATTTAGGAAGTCTCTTTCCAGTTGGTTAGAGATCCCTTACATTCAAATATTCATCAGACAATCAACAAAAACTTAAAAAGATCTTACAGAAGATGGTTGAGATTAGAGTCTGACCCTGAGAAGCTCTATTGCTTGTAAGCAGAAACCACTTTTTTTCATTaccattattttcctttaaaaacttGTACCCTTTAATAAGAGGGTAAGTAGGCCAAACTTTCTCTCCTCTAGTGATCACTGGCCACACATGCTGTAGTCACAGATGGGCGTGTTTGTAAAAGCTCACATAAAAAAATGGGTGAGAAAGTGCATAGAGtacaagaggacacagtctgAGAATTAATCGTAGACCTCATGCTGTCCAGTGTCTATGACTGAACTGTGTAGGTGTCAAAAGTCCTTAAATGCAAAACACGGTCTGTTTGAAAGGTTACTGTCACTAACGTGGAGATGCTAATTCCCTGCTATATTAAGTGCAGTTAGGAGTAGCTGAGCTTGGCCCTCCAGCTGCTCATTCTTCCACAGACACTTCAATTTTAGACAGTCAGTGGAGCTGATGCTGGAGTGGAGATTTTACCTGTGGTTTGATCAGGAACATTGTGTGCGACTCCCTGGAGCACAAATCAACCTCTTTGACAGGTTTCAGTGAATGCATTTTGCCAAATGCAAAAACATCTTCCCCTTACTCTATCTGTTGGGGTTTACATTGCATTTGGAAGGGAAGTCCCAGTTTGAGACCTGATTTAAGTTAATGCAAAGGGCAAGAATGGAGTGATTGGACCAAAGGTCATTGACCAAtaaggacttttcagtgtcttcAGTGAGAAAGCAGGTAGATGTGTTCTTTTCAGCTGCCCGTGCTGCTTTCCCAAGTAATTCTTGCTGCaagctgtgttttctgtgcCATTCCGAGGTTATTAATGCTGCAGATCCCAGCAGACAGCTGAGCTTTTGGGGAGGTCACTggggaaagggaacaaaaagcCTTTCCAAGACAGCAATTGTAGCTGCACGTCAGTGTCACTGTTTTCACTGAACTCACAGCCCCAGGGAAGGAGTGGTCCTTAAATCTGTGCATTTACTGATCCCATGTATCATCTCTGTTGCAAATCAGAAGTTCCCCAGGAGTACTCTGAGGCTGTCACGTGTTGTCTGTGTAGGGCTTGTTGCTTCCTGATGCCTGATTCCTGCAGCAGTTCTACAGTGCCCAGGCTCTCTATGGAGGCAAAGGAGCTGGTAGAGTGGGTCCAAAATCCTAGATGTTGATTCCACTCAGTTCATAGTTCTCTCTGCCCCTTaaatccctgctctgtgcctaCACTAAGCTAGCATACACCCATAGCATTGATGAGAAGCTTTACAAGacacagaattttgttttttaggTCAAGCACTTCCCAGGGCTGGTGATATGTTAATGTTAATTATGGAGGTAGCACAGAAGAGGTCTACTAATAGGGCTCAGGTCCCTTAGAGACCTGTATGGGTCAATTGTATGGAATTTTGCTGACAGTCATTAAGTGTAGGAGAAATATGGTTAGCATAAGCATTATGAGAGGTTTTTAAaggaacaattttttaaaaagcaattacaCATATATAAATCTATACATAGTTTAGGTAGACGTGGAACATGTGCTGCGCTCTAGATCTTGTAGATGGAAGGAAGCCTCGTAAAAATGCTGtaacagagggaaggaggatcAGGGACTGAGCTTAGACACAAGGGAAAGAGGCATTCTCACTTGTGATCTGGTGAACATGATGGAAAAATAATATGTCATCAGCTTTCACCTATTACTGCATTTTGTAGCATAAACCTGAAAGAAAGTTTTGTAAATTCTTGGAGAGTAAAGGATCCCAGTACTATATCCTGACTTAGAGCTGTGCATAGCCTACTGAAATTCCTGacaacagccacagccagctctgTCATGAGTTGtgtctttctttctgtttacttGAGTACTGTCTGAATTGCCACAGGGATTAAGGAGGTGATAGTGGTTAATGCAGGACTTCCAGCTGCTCAGAGACAGGGAGCCCttgctgctcagggctgggcagtgcttCACCTTGCGTTGTCAGGCATTAGAGATGGAAAGACAGCTATTAAATGCTGTCTTGGATGGCAGAGTTTTTCTAACAAGCACCTTTAAGAAGTGCCTCTGAACAGTATCAGGAATATCATATTAATACCAAAGAAGGAGAGATTTTAATACATTGCCCACATTCAGGTATCAATCTTACAGCAGCTCCATGACCGCTTTCCTGTTCCCTCATATCCATGGAGCTGTCTGTCCTGGTTCCTGCTGGGGAGGCAAGTGTGGGGATACAGTGTAGGTAGTGAGGAAGTCAATGTGCTCCCCCAATGCAGCTTTGTATTGCACCTCACcatcctgcacacacagcagctatgtcccagcacagcctcagagggctgccTCTCTTCAGACACAACATGTTGAATCTAACCCTTTGTTTACCCTTTGTCTTTGTTTACGAGGAATCACAGTCCCATATACCTCCCAGGAAATTGTCCCAAGACCTCAGCAGATGTTGGCTTTATTAGCAGCTCGACTCCATTCTGATGGCTACTTTTCTGATCAAATTACGGTGCAGAGAAGGAGGAATGTGTACACATGGCTATCTTCACTTCCCAAAG from Pseudopipra pipra isolate bDixPip1 chromosome 11, bDixPip1.hap1, whole genome shotgun sequence includes the following:
- the FGD5 gene encoding FYVE, RhoGEF and PH domain-containing protein 5 isoform X1, whose amino-acid sequence is MNNAEITKPPLAPKPKIIGQLSPVAVSKFSPSLPRADILHNPNSVSRGPKPPIAPKPKFSTDTEGKSSVSTNNNLNKCPNGRLICLDGELYEENQCSADCLESEADNEYIVVPEARLTSKDCNNLEHEHDRNLDSSVEDEVSETPEEVEKEEDSLANEENTSNREVIEDEHHNSSDIAEPMEPDSEESTRDCDQSKGLCEESSDAPDRDNDASKNVDEDVVGDCIETKNKRETFYNLKLVKNNSDCKTETDNIFNRDEELIGDTCKNTIVIPLPADESIPHSEKAGQEEEQLPEVLEKADGCLAHDDDHSAHAELDLNAEGELENDDCASPDMLPDEADEETAPGLELCEDEPSALNGLGEFIHQAAAEEEEAEPDEHNSTHTGNTGSGCQITERRGEKTSEVACEASKDSGKGEEETVNAENMDDGCQIAPCENECGEEIHMEHSDEHLQSEWTSLHEDGVISDTLPCSPGMEPELENVTVEDHSESTVETSKSDELQLEDNEVEANSFSKSVPSSPQQVPLEEELDFCKHGKINVECGTKHVLHENLAVPKVVIVPEESEERETSGDSLDDPYVLPAENEIAYGVQTDLGADHSKKDELGMDGENNLPPTDRKSIVTRTRSLSGKMPGYVPETVLEETGPETDLPSSRNGSGTEDLSINLFSLEGKAMEANRALPTKSRRFILYPRSYSVEGREMPIAVYRESDGCILDDVRIKRTEDNLSLPCVNGSSGSFSQRNHLSSCSISTPSSVVDIPPPFELAYITKKPITKSSPSLLIESDSPDKYSKKKKSSFKRFLTLKFKKKTENKVHVDVNVSSSRSSSESSYHGPPRLMELDRRSLSSSPQLKSHVGKLRASESPSAVLFYKDGKRKGTPKSFSRSVSRVESFEDRSRPPFMPLPLTKPRSISFPNADTSDYENIPAMSSDYENIQIPPRRSTRAGTFTEFFEDPSRALSAANENDGYVDMSSFTGFENKQQTTDQETESAYTEPYKVCPVSMIPMEVVTSDEEQRSSEEEESSPGDPSLINKKEGQSRAYLIAQELMSSEKVYVEMLQLLHMDFYEGILKVLGEDDENEQEVVKLKQGLNELPEIYELHQDILGELEERVLKWEEHQKVADVFLSRKSRLNHHTAYIVQFDRNLSLLDEMCLKYSQLATMMQEFEQRSGDSPQSVKHQLLKVVQRVFQYRVLLTDYLNNLCPDSTEYEATQAALFIVSEITDRANDSMLQAENLQKLVHIEHSVRGQSGLLQPGRIFVKEGTLMKVSGKTRHPRHLFLMNDVLLYTYPQKDGKYRLKNTLAVSGMKVSRSMTEKAQNVLKIEYDEHCLTLSASSCSERDDWYNCISRHIPDDYKAHNTSTFHSSVELRERLGIPLGERPPTLVPVSHVMMCMNCGCDFTLTLRRHHCHACGKIVCRNCSRNKYPMKYLKDQAAKVCDSCFVELNKRERPLSMSFPPTSSRCSSSAFSVFHNIHYSSFKKQKKIPSALMEVAASEEGATISGYLSRCKGGKRHWKKRWFVIKGKVLYTYIANEDKVATESLPLLGFTIAPEKEDGSTDAVFHLYHKQTLFYSFRAEDNNSAQRKENLLLLWLKRRLSLKRHV